A genomic window from Luteolibacter sp. LG18 includes:
- a CDS encoding metal ABC transporter permease translates to MELLANPFFQRALAAAAFIGFANGFFSGFVILRRSALSVSALSHTMLPGIALAILATGALTQWNAFAGAMFAALLVGLGSVAVARGNRIEQGTALAVLYTASFAAGVAVLPLLNTRRQLEDWLFGNILAVGNHDLVVSFATGAVVLLSTSLLMRPILLTLFEPNVAAAQGVPVRFVHYLLSGLLVLSLVSSLQAVGCVLSVGLLVAPAATVSLLTDRTSALFWGGGLIGAVGSAGAVVVSSVLGISPGPAIVMLLGLLFVAAYLFSPRYGLLWRKRH, encoded by the coding sequence GTGGAACTCCTCGCCAATCCCTTCTTCCAGCGCGCGCTCGCCGCGGCGGCCTTCATCGGCTTCGCCAACGGGTTCTTCAGCGGCTTCGTGATCCTGCGCCGCAGCGCCCTCTCCGTGAGCGCGCTGTCCCACACCATGCTGCCGGGCATCGCGCTGGCGATCCTGGCCACAGGCGCGCTGACGCAGTGGAACGCCTTCGCGGGCGCCATGTTCGCGGCGCTGCTGGTGGGGCTCGGCTCGGTGGCGGTCGCGCGCGGCAACCGCATCGAGCAAGGTACGGCGCTCGCCGTACTTTACACCGCGTCCTTCGCCGCCGGAGTGGCGGTGCTGCCGCTGCTGAACACCCGCCGCCAACTGGAGGACTGGCTCTTCGGCAACATCCTCGCGGTGGGGAACCACGATCTCGTCGTGTCCTTCGCCACCGGCGCGGTGGTGCTGCTTTCGACCAGCCTGCTGATGCGGCCGATCCTGCTGACCTTGTTCGAACCGAACGTGGCCGCGGCCCAGGGCGTGCCGGTCCGCTTCGTCCATTACCTGCTTTCCGGCCTGCTCGTCCTGTCCCTCGTCTCCTCCCTCCAGGCGGTTGGCTGCGTGTTGTCGGTGGGCCTGCTGGTGGCTCCGGCCGCCACGGTGTCCCTGCTGACCGACCGCACCTCGGCGTTGTTCTGGGGGGGAGGGTTGATCGGTGCGGTCGGCTCCGCGGGGGCCGTGGTGGTTTCCTCGGTGCTGGGGATCTCGCCGGGTCCGGCGATCGTGATGTTGCTGGGGCTGCTCTTCGTGGCGGCCTACCTGTTCAGCCCGCGTTACGGACTGCTGTGGCGCAAGCGCCATTGA
- a CDS encoding DnaJ family domain-containing protein: MFEKIAEARIDEAIASGELKPPSGPAGPLDLDAYFATPAEWRSTHAMLKGHGFVPPEVDLMKRVDELKEALEGESDPRERARLSLELQTCRTAFAMAMERMRGK, encoded by the coding sequence ATGTTCGAAAAAATCGCCGAGGCGCGGATCGATGAGGCGATTGCTTCCGGAGAGCTGAAACCGCCGTCCGGACCGGCCGGTCCGTTGGACCTCGACGCGTACTTCGCCACTCCCGCGGAATGGCGGTCCACCCATGCGATGCTGAAGGGCCACGGCTTCGTGCCCCCGGAGGTGGATCTGATGAAGCGGGTGGACGAGCTGAAGGAGGCGCTGGAGGGCGAGAGTGATCCGCGCGAGCGGGCGCGGCTGTCCCTGGAGCTCCAGACCTGCCGGACCGCCTTCGCGATGGCGATGGAGCGGATGCGCGGGAAGTGA
- a CDS encoding iron-sulfur cluster assembly accessory protein has product MITLTERAAAELRSMLENRGASPETGLRLGVSRGGCAGWQYEMGFGVAEEGDVTVEAHGARVIVAADSLDRLRGCEIDYSDALSDAGFKIHNPNAARSCGCGTSFETADEAPGANAVADGEACGS; this is encoded by the coding sequence ATGATCACATTGACCGAACGCGCGGCCGCGGAGCTGCGGAGCATGCTGGAGAACAGGGGCGCGTCTCCGGAGACCGGGCTGCGTCTCGGGGTCAGCCGCGGCGGCTGCGCCGGCTGGCAGTATGAAATGGGCTTCGGCGTGGCCGAGGAAGGCGATGTGACCGTGGAGGCCCATGGAGCCCGGGTGATCGTGGCGGCGGACAGCCTCGACCGCCTGCGCGGCTGCGAGATCGACTACTCGGACGCCCTTTCCGACGCCGGATTCAAAATCCACAATCCGAATGCCGCCCGCTCCTGCGGCTGCGGCACTTCCTTTGAGACGGCGGACGAAGCGCCGGGAGCCAACGCCGTGGCGGACGGCGAAGCCTGCGGGTCCTGA
- a CDS encoding phosphodiester glycosidase family protein: protein MKAFLLFCAMLVSAADLHAVEVKEEAIVHAGTRFRVVKLEPAALQVVWKDEKGVPYRTFDKVQARFAREKKTVKFIANAGIFEMGGTPCGLHVENGKLLHPLNTREAAGNFYLKPTAVFSAGSVFTHEKQSASITETGIKAAREKRMEFQGGWMRTARLEVQSGPALLLEGRRHPAFKEGSENKLVRNGVGIDDKGRVVFAITAPGQVVNFWDFAGLFLKLGCKDALFLDGDISQMAVNPTAPIESNSFGAMFVVAE from the coding sequence ATGAAAGCCTTCCTGCTGTTCTGTGCGATGCTCGTCTCCGCCGCGGATCTCCATGCCGTGGAGGTCAAGGAAGAGGCCATCGTGCATGCAGGCACCCGCTTTCGTGTCGTCAAGCTGGAGCCCGCGGCCCTGCAGGTGGTGTGGAAGGATGAGAAGGGCGTTCCCTATCGGACCTTCGACAAGGTCCAAGCCCGCTTCGCCCGCGAGAAGAAGACGGTGAAGTTCATCGCGAACGCCGGGATTTTCGAGATGGGCGGCACGCCCTGCGGCCTGCATGTCGAGAATGGCAAGCTGCTCCATCCGCTGAACACCCGGGAAGCGGCTGGCAATTTCTATCTCAAGCCCACCGCGGTGTTCTCGGCTGGATCGGTGTTCACTCACGAAAAGCAATCCGCCTCGATCACCGAAACCGGCATCAAGGCGGCCCGCGAAAAGCGGATGGAATTCCAAGGCGGTTGGATGCGCACGGCGAGGCTGGAAGTACAATCGGGCCCGGCATTGCTGTTAGAGGGCAGGCGCCATCCGGCATTCAAGGAGGGCTCGGAAAACAAGCTCGTCCGCAACGGCGTGGGCATCGATGACAAGGGCCGCGTGGTGTTCGCGATCACCGCTCCGGGGCAGGTGGTGAACTTCTGGGACTTCGCTGGGCTCTTCTTGAAACTCGGCTGCAAGGACGCGCTCTTTCTCGATGGCGACATCTCCCAGATGGCGGTGAATCCCACCGCCCCGATCGAGAGCAACTCGTTCGGGGCGATGTTCGTGGTGGCGGAGTGA
- a CDS encoding cytochrome c peroxidase, with translation MKTLTFAALLLSPVAATADPLPAGSSVATQPGNGTTSFARLDLTDTGNRVWTLQASSNLSTWSDTGTLKVRNSLLRIQLPKTNGTQLFYRLRYNSDAQTAANDVADALLLPATAANYANPTLPAHLLTPQIRGQDNTPFDNAVTNAGATLGRVLFYDKRLSANNTVSCSSCHQAAHGYSDPERFSTGFAGGKTSRNSMGLTSNRYYLRGHYFWDERAATLEDQVLMPIQNSTEMGLTLTELVSKVSAEPYYATLFTSAFGSSTVTSDRISKALAQFVRSIASGASKYDLGVPQNFANFTAQENQGRAIFTGQGGCAACHGSDNFVPGNAIFNNGLENPYVDKGLGGITGLTADEGFFKVGSLRNIELTAPYMHDGRFATLEEVVEFYNSGVVNHPNLSPQLRVPPGNPGAGNPRRLNLNAGQKAALVAFLKTLTDTAVTSDAKFSDPFRYDAN, from the coding sequence GTGAAAACCCTCACATTCGCCGCCCTGCTTCTTTCACCCGTAGCCGCCACCGCCGATCCGCTCCCGGCCGGATCATCGGTCGCCACCCAACCTGGAAACGGCACCACGTCGTTCGCCCGGCTCGATCTCACCGACACCGGCAACCGCGTCTGGACGCTGCAAGCTTCCTCGAACCTTTCGACCTGGTCGGACACCGGCACCCTGAAGGTCCGCAACAGCCTGCTCCGCATCCAACTGCCGAAGACCAACGGCACCCAACTGTTCTACCGCCTCCGCTACAACTCGGACGCGCAGACCGCCGCCAATGACGTGGCCGATGCCCTGCTTCTCCCCGCCACCGCCGCGAACTACGCGAACCCAACGCTGCCCGCGCACCTGCTCACCCCGCAGATCCGCGGCCAGGACAACACGCCCTTCGACAACGCGGTGACCAATGCCGGGGCCACGCTGGGCCGCGTGCTGTTCTACGACAAGCGGCTCTCGGCGAACAACACGGTCTCGTGCTCGTCCTGCCACCAGGCGGCCCACGGTTACTCGGATCCCGAGCGCTTCAGCACCGGCTTCGCCGGCGGCAAGACCTCACGGAATTCCATGGGCCTCACCAGCAACCGCTACTATCTCCGCGGCCATTATTTCTGGGACGAACGCGCCGCCACGCTGGAAGACCAGGTACTGATGCCGATCCAGAACAGCACCGAGATGGGTCTGACGCTGACCGAGCTGGTGAGCAAGGTTTCCGCCGAACCCTACTACGCCACCCTCTTCACCTCGGCCTTCGGGAGCTCCACGGTGACCAGCGACCGCATTTCGAAGGCGCTGGCGCAGTTCGTCCGGTCGATCGCGTCCGGTGCGAGCAAGTATGACCTCGGCGTGCCACAGAACTTCGCCAACTTCACCGCCCAGGAGAACCAGGGCCGCGCGATCTTCACCGGCCAGGGCGGATGCGCCGCCTGCCACGGCAGCGACAACTTCGTACCCGGCAACGCCATCTTCAACAACGGGCTCGAAAACCCGTATGTCGACAAGGGCCTCGGCGGCATTACCGGACTCACTGCGGACGAGGGCTTCTTCAAGGTCGGTTCGCTCCGCAACATCGAGCTCACCGCGCCCTACATGCACGACGGACGCTTCGCCACGCTCGAGGAGGTGGTCGAGTTCTACAACTCCGGCGTCGTCAACCACCCCAACCTTTCGCCCCAGCTCCGCGTGCCACCGGGCAACCCCGGCGCGGGCAATCCCCGCCGGTTGAACCTGAACGCCGGACAGAAGGCCGCGTTGGTCGCCTTCCTCAAGACGCTCACCGACACCGCGGTGACGAGTGATGCGAAGTTCTCCGATCCCTTCCGCTACGACGCGAACTGA
- a CDS encoding alpha/beta fold hydrolase has translation MKKFLRRLTLATLVLTLTAFAGLACWGSDQLLHPNRRSLQDYHREILRAPSDFGLRIQSYTGAEGTPCLLVTPSPRPGPANKGRMVRDALAKRGVKIGPWGEIRGTIVLLHGFCGRKEDNLPIAERLCAVGFRCILPDLPGHGENPAASATFGHRENSLPADLLDDAAKRFSFAPAPAALFGISQGGAIALQAAGRDDHRWSSIVSVASFASLDQPVGRAAGAIHQLACIAPFASGACATGVFCREGFTPSDVRPIDAAKHIEIPALIVHGDQDEFIPVSSGKAIYDALPGPRKAFRVVHTAGHGNVLATGSNELYADLCRFYLDACKAPVLADGKTCRAQVKQR, from the coding sequence ATGAAGAAGTTCCTCCGCCGCCTTACCCTTGCCACCCTGGTGCTGACGCTGACCGCGTTCGCCGGTCTGGCGTGCTGGGGCTCGGATCAATTGCTCCATCCCAACCGCCGCTCGCTGCAGGACTACCACCGCGAGATCTTGCGGGCTCCTTCCGACTTCGGCCTGCGGATCCAATCCTACACCGGCGCGGAGGGCACGCCCTGCCTGCTGGTGACCCCCTCGCCCCGTCCCGGCCCCGCCAACAAGGGCCGGATGGTCCGCGATGCGCTCGCGAAGCGTGGAGTGAAGATCGGCCCCTGGGGGGAGATCCGCGGCACCATCGTGCTGCTCCACGGCTTCTGCGGACGCAAGGAGGACAACCTGCCGATCGCCGAGCGACTCTGCGCCGTGGGTTTCCGCTGCATTCTTCCGGACCTGCCGGGCCACGGGGAGAATCCGGCCGCCAGCGCCACCTTCGGCCATCGCGAGAATTCACTGCCCGCGGACCTGCTCGACGATGCCGCGAAGCGCTTCTCCTTTGCCCCGGCCCCGGCCGCCTTGTTCGGCATTTCCCAAGGCGGAGCGATCGCCCTGCAAGCCGCCGGACGGGACGATCACCGCTGGTCCTCCATCGTGAGCGTGGCGTCGTTCGCGTCCCTCGATCAACCGGTCGGTCGAGCGGCGGGCGCCATCCACCAGCTTGCCTGCATCGCGCCCTTCGCCTCGGGCGCGTGTGCCACCGGCGTGTTCTGCCGCGAGGGTTTCACCCCGTCGGACGTCCGGCCGATCGATGCCGCGAAGCACATCGAAATCCCCGCCCTCATCGTCCACGGCGATCAGGACGAGTTCATTCCCGTGTCCTCCGGAAAGGCGATCTACGATGCCCTCCCCGGCCCTCGGAAAGCCTTCCGCGTGGTCCACACCGCCGGTCATGGCAACGTACTGGCCACCGGGTCGAACGAGCTTTACGCCGACCTCTGCCGCTTCTACCTCGATGCCTGCAAGGCTCCTGTGTTAGCGGATGGTAAAACCTGCCGGGCACAGGTTAAGCAGAGGTAA
- a CDS encoding YlbF family regulator has product MSILAEESTVISKTKELCAQIVAEPRFKELQGQVERFLDDDAARLQYQSVHERGEELHQKRHAGVELGAAEIREFEAARDALFANEIARGFLEAQRELESIQQTIGKYVGMTLELGRVPEAEDFAEAEDGCCGGGGCGCH; this is encoded by the coding sequence ATGTCGATCTTAGCCGAAGAATCCACCGTGATCAGCAAGACCAAGGAACTGTGCGCCCAAATCGTGGCCGAGCCGCGCTTCAAGGAGCTCCAGGGCCAGGTCGAGCGCTTCCTCGATGACGATGCCGCCCGTCTCCAGTACCAGAGCGTGCACGAGCGCGGCGAAGAGCTTCATCAGAAGCGCCACGCCGGTGTGGAACTCGGTGCCGCGGAAATCCGCGAGTTCGAGGCCGCTCGCGATGCCCTGTTCGCCAACGAAATCGCCCGCGGCTTCCTCGAAGCCCAGCGCGAACTCGAGTCCATCCAGCAGACCATCGGCAAGTACGTGGGCATGACCCTCGAACTGGGCCGCGTGCCGGAAGCCGAGGACTTCGCCGAAGCCGAGGACGGCTGCTGCGGTGGCGGCGGCTGCGGCTGCCACTAA
- a CDS encoding Pycsar system effector family protein → MPNWSPTMDSGTPTPRGFDNAVATFLRTVQNHHVALSQMADQKANVLIGASFVVLSILFHEVSQHGLTPTLGMLSGTCFTACFFAALAIFPRAKKEKDRTPNPLFFGSFAQHPREDFHRELDAILSSDSSITHAMAEDIYQLGCVLHRYKYRYLRYAYRTFLVGLTLTAATALLWRQW, encoded by the coding sequence GTGCCAAATTGGAGTCCCACGATGGATTCCGGCACACCCACCCCGCGCGGCTTCGACAATGCCGTCGCCACCTTCCTCCGCACCGTCCAGAACCACCACGTGGCGCTCAGCCAGATGGCGGATCAAAAGGCGAATGTGCTGATCGGAGCCTCCTTCGTGGTGCTCTCCATCCTCTTCCATGAGGTGAGCCAGCACGGTCTCACGCCCACCCTGGGCATGCTTTCGGGCACCTGTTTCACGGCCTGTTTCTTCGCCGCGCTGGCGATCTTCCCGCGGGCGAAAAAGGAAAAGGACCGCACACCGAATCCCCTGTTCTTCGGCTCCTTCGCGCAACATCCGCGCGAGGACTTCCACCGCGAGCTCGATGCCATCCTGTCCTCGGACAGCAGCATCACCCACGCCATGGCCGAGGACATCTACCAGCTCGGCTGCGTCCTCCACCGCTACAAATACCGCTACCTCCGCTACGCCTACCGGACCTTCCTAGTCGGGTTGACGCTGACCGCCGCCACAGCCCTGCTGTGGCGGCAGTGGTAA
- a CDS encoding glycosyltransferase N-terminal domain-containing protein encodes MHGFLGMALYRLLLPVLFVAAFPAWVVKMVRRGGFGSGLRERLSIYRCPLEQEPCGAVHLHAVSVGESLLALKLLREWRKSVPDQKFVLAVGTATGQAVAREHAPEGVRVVYAPLDFRWMVRRYLSRFEPSQIVLVEGEAWPNLMVLAQRRSIPVRLVNARMSPRSQRRYRKFAPWIRPVFSRFDRVGVQEPADAAIWQDLGLPADKIAVTGSLKFDPGTGARPEPRAEFTTMLEAFGPGRRIAMAASTHTGEESLIATAIREADPEALPVIVPRHAERRAEVKTALLAEGFEVVLRSVYSAPVDPARACLVIDSTGELRDWTAHADVVVIGKSFLGTGGQNPCEAVLAGKPVVFGPHMENFEPLASALVESGGCIRVVDTGALVTSIRACLRPDSTLREGIAAATGVLIRHEGATARTVDLLKA; translated from the coding sequence ATGCATGGATTTCTTGGAATGGCGCTCTACCGGCTGTTGTTGCCGGTCCTGTTTGTCGCCGCGTTCCCGGCCTGGGTGGTGAAAATGGTGCGCCGCGGCGGCTTCGGCAGCGGCCTGCGCGAACGCCTCTCCATCTACCGCTGCCCGCTCGAACAGGAGCCCTGCGGCGCAGTCCACCTGCATGCGGTCAGCGTTGGTGAATCCCTGCTCGCCCTGAAACTCCTCCGCGAGTGGCGGAAATCCGTGCCCGATCAAAAGTTCGTTCTCGCGGTGGGCACCGCCACCGGCCAGGCCGTGGCTCGCGAGCATGCTCCAGAAGGCGTGCGGGTGGTCTACGCCCCGCTCGATTTCCGCTGGATGGTGCGCCGTTATCTCAGCCGCTTCGAACCATCCCAGATCGTGCTGGTGGAAGGCGAGGCCTGGCCGAACCTGATGGTGCTGGCGCAGCGCCGGAGCATTCCGGTGCGATTGGTGAACGCGCGCATGTCCCCACGCTCGCAACGCCGCTACCGCAAGTTCGCGCCGTGGATCCGCCCGGTCTTCTCGCGGTTCGACCGCGTGGGCGTGCAGGAACCCGCGGATGCCGCGATCTGGCAGGATCTCGGACTTCCTGCAGACAAGATCGCTGTCACCGGCAGTTTGAAATTCGATCCCGGCACCGGGGCCCGTCCCGAGCCGCGCGCGGAATTTACCACCATGCTCGAAGCCTTCGGCCCGGGACGCCGGATCGCAATGGCCGCCAGCACCCACACCGGGGAAGAAAGTCTCATTGCCACAGCGATCCGCGAGGCCGATCCGGAAGCCTTGCCGGTCATCGTGCCACGCCATGCCGAACGACGCGCGGAAGTGAAGACTGCGTTGCTGGCGGAGGGATTCGAAGTCGTCCTGCGGTCCGTCTACAGCGCCCCGGTCGATCCCGCCCGGGCCTGTCTGGTGATTGATTCCACGGGCGAGCTGCGCGATTGGACCGCCCACGCGGATGTGGTGGTGATCGGAAAGAGTTTCCTCGGCACAGGCGGCCAGAATCCCTGCGAGGCCGTTCTCGCCGGTAAACCCGTGGTGTTCGGCCCCCATATGGAGAATTTCGAGCCGCTTGCGTCGGCTTTGGTTGAATCCGGCGGGTGCATCCGGGTGGTGGACACCGGCGCTCTGGTGACGTCCATCCGTGCGTGTTTGCGCCCTGATTCCACTCTCCGCGAGGGCATCGCCGCCGCCACCGGCGTGCTGATCCGCCACGAAGGAGCCACCGCCCGCACCGTCGACCTTCTCAAAGCCTGA
- the rsmD gene encoding 16S rRNA (guanine(966)-N(2))-methyltransferase RsmD, which translates to MIVRDAPGCHESRVRIIAGKAGRLAIKVPGAVARPTTDFVRQALFSILGEKVDDARTLDLFAGSGAIGLEALSRGAASCVFVDEHRQAVSVIGENLAKSRLEGGRVVRSEVSSYLRTDPGSYDLIFADPPYFKNYGDRDHVKELLANPHLSLRLAPGGWFIAEISSSQKSPLAEGWSLLDRREYGGCAILLYAPVAAA; encoded by the coding sequence GTGATTGTCAGGGACGCTCCGGGATGCCACGAATCCCGCGTGCGCATCATCGCGGGTAAAGCAGGCCGTTTGGCCATCAAGGTGCCGGGAGCCGTCGCCCGGCCCACCACGGATTTCGTCAGGCAGGCCCTGTTCTCGATCCTCGGGGAAAAGGTGGACGATGCCCGCACGCTCGATCTCTTCGCCGGATCCGGCGCCATCGGCTTGGAAGCCCTCAGCCGCGGGGCCGCCTCGTGCGTGTTCGTGGATGAGCACCGCCAGGCGGTGTCCGTGATTGGCGAGAATCTCGCCAAGTCCCGGCTGGAAGGCGGACGCGTGGTGCGCTCGGAGGTTTCATCATACCTGCGGACAGACCCCGGCAGCTACGACCTGATCTTCGCCGATCCGCCTTATTTCAAAAACTACGGTGACCGCGACCACGTGAAGGAGCTGTTGGCCAATCCCCACCTGTCGCTGCGTCTCGCGCCGGGTGGGTGGTTCATTGCGGAAATCTCGTCCTCCCAGAAATCACCGTTGGCCGAAGGCTGGTCACTACTGGACCGCCGCGAGTATGGCGGCTGTGCCATCCTGCTTTACGCCCCCGTGGCCGCCGCCTAG
- a CDS encoding sulfatase, with protein MSRTSDPALARPSAAPRKLLWPTVAGTALFLFVQYASAIWRLAHSSKEMDNKFSALARTHYLKFLIGQNLEVLIAYVLLGIAAVTLVLPLVSTWCKRLRKPSRTKAIAIAFFLVGFIHGYFMLRLTKTRPYFLNDAEFGAWYYRVLDWPASVQPALRLILFVILPLLFVAWVAWWYIRRSNRISRLIGIGVLVVTLVPLAISALPAKTAAPVAKDDKRPWNVLIIASDSLRGDRLGCDGYRPARSDGPAAAGVSPAIDALAARSIRFSRCYTPIASTMESSVTFMSSQFPHTHGIRQMYPDQDTVKRMEETVLPMASVMKAKGYDTAAIGDWCAGYYQVVPLGFQDISVSNFDSFKIYMSQAVVMAHFVIPLYFDNALGYRLFPQIASFAQFVTPDVVTDRVENRIEQQAASGRPFFWHVFYSCNHLPYRSSEPYNRMFTNPDYRGENSHGVAFDINKFIGGTDLESKWKALPATEVNQIRSLYDGCTRQFDHCVDRILDALKRNGLDDHTIVVITADHGDDLYEPGVTLGHGLTFNGGGQANHIPMIVHVPGLEGKVIPETIRTVDVMPTLADLVGAEKPDRWEGRSVANWIKGTETPETIPFFGETGFPFIQFTVPGIERPKLPTMDELTTIDEDYNYQFVLKEEYRERLVAAKQRCLITKNWKLVCTPTKQGTRHFALYRLATDESGGIDRADKHPEILVPMKAALERWIDDHQQSTIHEIFPDGEPG; from the coding sequence ATGTCCCGGACCTCCGATCCAGCGCTTGCACGGCCTTCCGCCGCTCCCCGGAAACTCCTGTGGCCGACCGTCGCCGGCACGGCCCTGTTCCTCTTCGTGCAGTATGCCAGCGCGATCTGGCGGCTCGCCCACAGCTCGAAGGAGATGGACAACAAGTTCAGCGCGCTGGCCCGCACCCATTACCTGAAGTTCCTGATCGGCCAGAACCTCGAGGTCCTCATCGCCTACGTCCTGCTCGGCATCGCCGCCGTCACCCTGGTGCTCCCGCTCGTCTCCACCTGGTGCAAGCGGCTCAGGAAACCCAGCCGCACCAAGGCCATCGCGATTGCGTTCTTCCTGGTCGGCTTCATCCACGGCTATTTCATGCTGCGGCTGACCAAGACCCGGCCCTATTTCCTCAACGACGCCGAATTCGGAGCCTGGTACTACCGCGTGCTCGACTGGCCGGCCTCGGTCCAGCCGGCCCTGCGTCTGATCCTCTTCGTCATCCTGCCGCTCCTTTTCGTCGCTTGGGTGGCATGGTGGTACATCCGCCGCAGCAACCGGATCTCCCGCCTGATCGGCATTGGGGTGCTGGTGGTCACCCTTGTGCCGCTCGCCATTTCCGCCCTGCCCGCGAAGACAGCGGCACCGGTCGCCAAGGATGACAAACGGCCTTGGAACGTCCTCATCATTGCATCCGATTCGCTGCGCGGCGATCGCCTCGGCTGCGATGGCTACCGTCCCGCCCGCAGCGATGGCCCGGCCGCGGCCGGGGTTTCGCCCGCCATCGACGCACTCGCCGCCCGCTCGATCCGCTTCAGCCGCTGCTACACCCCCATCGCCTCCACGATGGAGTCCTCTGTCACCTTCATGTCCTCCCAGTTCCCGCACACCCACGGGATCCGGCAGATGTATCCGGACCAGGACACCGTGAAGCGGATGGAGGAAACCGTGCTGCCGATGGCCTCCGTGATGAAGGCGAAGGGCTACGATACCGCCGCGATCGGCGACTGGTGCGCGGGCTACTACCAGGTGGTGCCGCTGGGATTCCAGGACATCTCGGTTTCGAACTTCGACAGCTTCAAGATCTACATGAGCCAGGCCGTGGTGATGGCCCACTTCGTCATCCCGCTCTACTTCGACAACGCGCTCGGCTACCGGCTCTTCCCCCAGATCGCGTCCTTCGCCCAGTTCGTGACACCGGACGTCGTGACCGACCGCGTCGAAAACAGGATCGAGCAACAGGCGGCGAGCGGACGCCCGTTCTTCTGGCACGTCTTCTATTCCTGCAATCACCTGCCCTACCGCTCCTCCGAGCCCTACAACCGGATGTTCACCAATCCGGACTACCGCGGTGAAAACTCCCATGGCGTGGCCTTCGACATCAACAAGTTCATCGGCGGCACCGACCTCGAATCCAAGTGGAAGGCCCTGCCCGCCACCGAGGTCAACCAGATCCGCTCGCTTTACGACGGCTGCACCCGCCAATTCGACCACTGCGTTGACCGTATCCTCGACGCCTTGAAACGCAACGGCCTGGACGACCACACCATCGTCGTCATCACCGCGGACCACGGCGACGATCTTTACGAACCCGGCGTGACCCTCGGTCACGGCCTCACGTTCAATGGCGGCGGCCAAGCCAATCACATCCCGATGATCGTCCATGTCCCGGGACTCGAGGGCAAGGTCATCCCGGAAACCATCCGCACCGTCGATGTGATGCCCACGCTGGCGGACCTCGTCGGGGCGGAAAAACCGGACCGCTGGGAGGGCCGCAGTGTGGCGAATTGGATCAAGGGCACCGAAACCCCGGAGACGATCCCCTTCTTCGGCGAAACCGGCTTCCCGTTCATCCAGTTCACCGTGCCGGGCATCGAGCGACCCAAGCTGCCGACCATGGACGAGCTCACCACCATCGACGAGGACTACAATTACCAGTTCGTCCTGAAGGAAGAGTATCGCGAGCGCCTGGTGGCGGCGAAGCAGCGCTGCCTGATCACAAAAAACTGGAAGCTCGTTTGCACCCCCACCAAACAGGGCACCCGCCACTTCGCGCTCTACCGGCTCGCCACCGATGAATCCGGCGGCATCGATCGCGCGGACAAGCACCCGGAGATCCTGGTGCCGATGAAGGCCGCGCTCGAACGCTGGATCGACGACCACCAGCAATCGACCATCCATGAAATCTTCCCGGACGGCGAGCCCGGTTGA
- a CDS encoding HAD family phosphatase yields MNFLYDIGRVLLDFDFESSLARLLPEGIDDPHGRLERLLERKDDFEAGRIPEDEFIAWAIERLETRATPDDFRHAWRNIFTPNEPMWSVVDRLADAGHRLILFSNINSIHCPWIFETYPRFSRFHGAVLSFEVGAIKPEPAIYEHAIQTYGLVPEEVIYIDDMEANVTAGRALGMRTWQYDLRNHEAFESWLNL; encoded by the coding sequence ATGAATTTCCTCTACGACATCGGGCGGGTGCTGCTCGACTTCGATTTCGAGAGCTCGCTGGCGCGGTTGCTGCCGGAAGGCATCGATGATCCGCACGGCCGGCTCGAGCGGCTGCTGGAACGGAAGGACGATTTCGAAGCGGGGCGGATTCCCGAGGACGAGTTCATCGCGTGGGCGATCGAGCGGCTGGAGACGAGGGCCACGCCGGACGATTTCCGCCATGCGTGGCGGAACATCTTCACGCCGAACGAACCGATGTGGTCGGTGGTGGACCGCCTGGCCGACGCCGGCCACCGGCTGATTTTGTTTTCGAACATCAACTCGATCCACTGCCCGTGGATCTTCGAGACGTATCCGCGGTTCAGCCGTTTCCACGGCGCGGTGCTGTCGTTCGAAGTGGGGGCGATCAAACCCGAACCTGCCATCTACGAGCATGCCATCCAGACCTATGGCCTCGTTCCGGAGGAGGTCATTTATATCGACGACATGGAGGCGAACGTGACCGCAGGTCGGGCGCTGGGCATGCGGACCTGGCAGTATGATCTCAGGAACCACGAGGCCTTCGAGAGCTGGTTAAACCTGTGA